Genomic window (Nitrospirales bacterium LBB_01):
CACTGGCCACCCTTGTTGTCAATAAACTTCGCGGTACGCTTCACGTAAGCGGCGTAAAAGCTCCGGGATTTGGCGAGCGCAGAAAGGCGATGCTTGAAGACATTGCAATTCTAACTGGCGGCACTGTAATTTCAGAAGACCTCGGCATGAAACTGGAAAACGTAAAGTTGACCGACCTCGGGAAGGCACGTAAAATTACCATTGATAAGGATAACACAACTATCGTTGAAGGCTCAGGAGACGCTAAGGCAATTCAGGGCAGAGTTAAGCAGATAAAGGCTCAGATTGAAGACACCACCTCAGACTATGACAGAGAGAAACTTCAGGAGAGGCTCGCAAAATTAGTTGGCGGTGTTGCCGTTATCAATGTTGGAGCAGCCACTGAGACCGAAATGAAAGAAAAGAAGGCGCGCGTTGAGGATGCTCTTCATGCTACCAGAGCAGCCGTGGAAGAGGGAATAGTTCCCGGCGGCGGTGTTGCTCTTATCAGATGTATCAAGAGCGTTGAGACTCTCAAAGTTACAGGTGATGAGAAAATTGGAGCCAACATTATCAAGAAATGTCTTGAGGAACCTCTCAGGCAGATAATCTTTAACACAGGCCTTGAGAGCGCCACTATTATAGAGAAAGTTAAGGAAAACGCGGACGTCAACTACGGTTTTGACGCTCAGGCTGAAAAATACTGCGATATGATAAAAGAGGGTATCATTGATCCCACTAAGGTGACAAGATGTGCCCTGCAAAATGCAGCATCCGTAGCATCCCTTATGCTTACCACTGCTGTCATGATAACCGACCTGCCTGATAAGGATGATAAAATGCCTATGGGCGGCGGCGGTCACCCAGGTATGGGCGGTATGGGAGATATGTACTAAGGAAATAGATGAGTTAGGGAAAGGGCTTTGCCCTTTCCCTAAAACCCAATCCCATAAGGGGCCTAACCCCCTTAACCCCAGGTTTTGAGGTTGATGATTGGGTGTTGTGTTTGTAGGGGCGAATAATTATTCGCCTTTACCCCTACTTGAAAGTGTAAGTATATAAGTGTTACAGTTTAGAATGGGCATTAGCCCTGTTTCTATTTTACAGTCGGTAGGTGAGTTGGGCTTTTGGACGAAAGACTGAAAAAAATACTTTTTGCTGTTATTGAAAGCTATGTTGACAGCGCTTCTCCTGTGGGGTCTCGCTACATAAGCAAACGGTTTGGGCTTGGCATATCCTCTGCCACAATTCGCAACGCCATGTATGATCTTGAAGAGATGGGCTATCTGTCTCAGCCGCACACATCTGCCGGCAGAATGCCCACCGGTAAGGGTTACAGATTGCTTGTTGAGGAGCTGATGGGCTTTGGAGTGTCAGCTAACGCAGAGCTTTTAAAGCTGCTCTGTGATGAGGTCATTGGCGTCAGAAGACATTTAACTGATTTTCTTGGCGCAGCCTCAAAGATTCTCTCAAGTTATTCCCACTACATGGTGGTCGCTATGGAGACAACTATGGAAAACAGTATTTTGGGGAGGATAGAACTTTTAAGTTATCGTAACGATATGGTGGCCGTTGTGCTTATGACTGAAGAGGGCACGATAAAGCACAAAGTATCAGAGCTTGATGTGCCGCTTTCACGAAGGGATTTAAAAAGCATAGCTGATTTCCTTAACTCTGAGTTCAGAGGACGCACTTTGGGAGAAATTAAAGTAATACTTGAAAAGGAAGTACGCAACATAAAGGTTCAGCGAAACACTCTGATTTCAAAAGTCTTTGGCTTCTTTGACAGGTATTTGAGTTCCTTTGATCGTGATGTCTTTATTTCAGGTCTTGGTGAGCTCATTAATTTGCCCGATTTTGACGATATTGGGAAAATTAAAGAACTCTCCAACACAATCAGTGACAAGGAGAGAATTATTGAGATTCTAGATAAAATAACAGAAAACGGCGGAGTGCAGGTCTTTGTAGGTTCGGAGCCATTTCTTGATACAAAGGAGTTGAGCCTTGTTGCCTCATCAGTATGTGACAGGGGCAGACCTCTGGGAGTGCTTGGGCTTATTGGCCCTCAAAGAATGGATTATGCAAGCGCCATTTCAATTATAGAGACCTCAGCGCGGTTTCTTTCAAGCCGGCTAGAGGGCAGACAGGAGGTTGACTTTGGAGGAAAAGACTATTGATATAACAGTTGGCGATGACGGAGTAAAGTCCGCCAATACAGAGCAGGCGTCTGACGCTGAGTTTATGCCGGATGCCAAATCACAACTGGATGAGCTGGAGAAGCTGCGTGTTGATAACGCTGAGCTGAAAGACAAATACATTCGGCTTCATGCCGAGTTTGATAACTATAGGAAAAGGGTTCAGAAGGAAAAGGACGAAATATACAAGTACGGAGCGGAACCTATGGTTTCCGATCTCCTTAATGTTATTGATAACCTTGAGGCTGCTCTTTCTCACGTTACAGATATGACAAATCCATTAGCGCAGGGTATTGATTTGACACTAAAGGAGCTAAAGAAAATCCTTAGCAAATATGGTCTTTTAGAGATAGATGCGGCGGGTAAGGCTTTTGACCCAGCGTACCATCATGCGATGACAGAGGTGCAGAGGGACGACCTTTATGATAAAACAGTTGTCGATGTGTTTAGGAAAGGCTATACGTATAAAGAGAGGGTGTTAAGGGCTTCTATGGTATCAGTGTCCAAAAGTGCGGGAGTGCAAGACGACATAGAGGATACCTCGGAGTCCAAAGAGGAAAAAACTGAATTTAATGATATAAAGGAGGGTAACAATGGCTAAGGCAATTGGAATTGACCTTGGGACTACAAATTCGTGCGTTGCAGTTGTACAGGGGGGAGAATCTGTAGTAATACCAAATCAGGAGGGCAGCAGAACAACGCCCTCAGTTGTTGCGATAACTGATAAAGGAGAGCGAGGAGGGCAGCAGAACAACGCCCTCAGTTGTTGCGATAACTGATAAAGGAGAGCGTCTCGTTGGGCAGATTGCAAAACGTCAGGCAATCACCAACCCAGAAAACACAATATACTCAGTTAAAAGGCTGATGGGCAGACGTTTCCAGACTAAACAGGTTACGGAGGCAATTAAGCGGCTGCCATACAAAATAGTGGATGCGCCTAACGGAGATGCTCATGTAGAGATACGAGGAAAAAGGTACTCGCCTCCTGAAATATCGGCAATGATTTTACAAAAACTAAAGCAAGCAGCCGAGGACTACCTTGGCGAGAAAGTCACAGATGCGGTAATAACCGTGCCTGCGTACTTTGACGACAGCCAACGGCAGGCCACTAAGGATGCCGGAAAAATAGCTGGCCTTAATGTGCTTAGAATTATCAACGAGCCGACTGCCGCCTCACTTGCTTATGGTATAGATAAGAAAAAAGAGGAAAAAGTAGCCGTGTATGACTTAGGCGGCGGCACTTTTGACATATCAATCCTTGAAATCGGAGAAGGTGTCATTGAGGTTAAGTCAACAAACGGCGACACTTTTCTTGGCGGTGATGATTTTGACCTTAAAGTGATGGACTGGCTTGTCGATGAGTTTAAAAAAGACCAGGGAATTGATTTAAAAAACGACAAGATGGCGCTTCAGAGGCTCAAAGAGGCTGCAGAGAAAGCTAAAGTAGAGCTTTCCAGCGCTACTGAGACTGAGGTCAATCTTCCGTTTATAACAGCGGATGCCTCTGGTCCAAAACACCTTCTGATAAAACTTTCCAGAGCTAAATTTGAGCAGTTGGTAGATGATCTGATAGTAAACTCCGTGGGGCCATGTAAAAACGCCCTAAAGGACGCTCAGATGTCCACCTCAGAAGTTGATGAGGTGATTCTGGTTGGCGGCTCAACAAGAATGCCAAAGGTAGTTTCTACGGTGCAGTCATTTTTTGGCAAAGAGCCTAATAAAACCGTAAATCCTGACGAGGTAGTGGCAGTAGGAGCGGCAATTCAAGCGGCTGTGCTTAAGGGCGAAGTTAAAGAGGTTTTGCTATTAGATGTGACTCCGCTTTCACTTGGAATAGAAACTTTGGGCGGAATTTTTACAAAGTTGATAGAGCGCAACACTACAATCCCATCAAAAAAGAGTCAGGTGTTTTCCACTGCTTCAGACAATCAACCGGCCGTTACGATTAAGGTGTTTCAGGGCGAGCGTGAGATGGCGGCAGATAACAAACTTCTTGGAAATTTTGAGTTGGTTGGCATACCGCCGGCACCAAGAGGTATACCGCAGGTAGAGGTGACTTTTGACATAGACGCTAACGGCATTCTGCACGTATCTGCCAAAGACCTTGGCACTGGCAAAGAGCAGTCAATTAAGATAACAGCCTCAAGCGGACTTACTGAAGAAGATATCAAAAAGATGGTGCGTGATGCTGAGACGCACTCAACCGAGGATAAGACGAAAAAGGAGCTTGCAGAGGTTAAAAATGAGGCCGATGCATTGTCATACAGCGTTGAGAAATCATTAAAAGAGCATGGTGATAAAATCTCTGAAGGAGAGAAGTCGGATATAGAAAATGCGCTAAAGCGGGTCAATGAGTTGAAAGACGCAACACAAGACCCCAAAGAGCTAAAGTCAGCGGTTGAGACACTTCAGACCGCCTCCCACAAGTTAGCTGAACACATATATAAAAATGCTGGGCAGCAAGCTGGCGATGGACAGTCTGGACATGACGGCGGGGCACAGCACGATGGAGGGCAGCATCATGGCGGCAGCGGAAAGCCTAATGAGGATTTTGTTGAGGCTGAGTTTGAGGATGTGGACAAAAAAGACAAAGACAAAAGTAAGTAAAGACCGGATAACGATAAATGACGAAAGATTACTATGAAACTCTTGGCGTAAGCAGATCGGCAACACCGGATGAATTGAAAAAGGCGTACAGGCAGCTTGCACTGAAATTCCATCCGGACAGAAACGCCGGAGACAAAGAATCAGAGGAGCGGTTTAAGGAGATAAATGAAGCGTACTCATGTCTGAGCGACCCTGCCAAAAGATCAAGTTATGACAGATTTGGTACGGCTGATGGTTTTAGTGGCGGTGGTCCTGGGTTTGGTTCATTTTCAGGCGGGTTTTCCGATATTTTCGGGGATATATTTGAGGATATTCTCGGTGGATTTGGAGTTGGAGGCGGTACTCAGAGGTCAAACAGGCCGAGACGTGGCTCTGATCTCAGGTACGATATAGAGCTAAATCTAATGGAGGCCGCCTTTGGAGTTGAAAAAGATATAACTGTGCCGCGTCATGAGCCTTGTGACAAGTGCTCTGGTACTGGTTCAGCCGGAGGCAAAGCTCCTGAGAGGTGTTCAGCGTGTAAAGGCTCCGGGCAGACGATGTTTCAGCAGGGATTTTTCTCAGTCAGTAAGACCTGCAGCAGATGCGGTGGGGCTGGGGCGGTTATCACAGATCCGTGTAAGGAATGCAGTGGCGCCGGGCGTGTGCGTAAAACCCGTTCACTCAATGTGAAAATCCCGCCTGGTGTTGACAGTGGTATGAAACTTAAACTCAGCGGCGAGGGTGAGGCTGGAACTAAGGGCGCCCCACATGGAGACCTTTATGTCTATCTGTCGGTTCATGAACATCCTTTCTTTAAGCGTCACGAGCGTGACTTATATTGTGAAGTGCCAATAGCGTTTTATGTAGCAGTGTTTGGCGGTGAGATAGAAGTTCCAAAACTTAAGGGCAGCGGCAAGATAAAAATTCCCTCCGGCACACAATCCGGCGAGGTTTTTAGGCTGCGGGGTGAGGGGATTCAAAGAGTAAACGGCGGACATAAGGGCGACCTAATCGTTAAGGTTTATATAGACGTACCCAAAAAAGTTACGCCAAAACAAAGAGAGCTTCTTGAGGAATACGCCAAAGAAAGCGGCGATGAGGTTCAAAGGAGTTTTGCTGAAAAAGTAAAGGGATTTTTTACAAACTGACAATGGATAATTCATGCACCGTTTATACGTAGAAGAAATAACTGAAACAGACGGTCTCATCCGTTTAAGCGGGCAAAATGCCCACTACCTTACCAATGTGTTAAGGCAGCGCGAGGGTGACAATGTGCTGCTTTTTGATTCGTCAGGGCAGGTGTTTGACGCCACAATTACAGACGCCGGAGCTAAAGAAGTTGTCCTTAAGCTAACTCTTCAATACAGACCAAAAGAGGAACAATCGGTAGCTATAGTGCTGTGTCAGGGACTTATTAAGGGCACTAAGATGGATTATGTGGTTGAAAAAGCTACAGAGTGCGGCGTAAGTGAAATCATTCCATTTTACAGTACCCGCTGCCAATTTACCGAAACAAGAAAACTCGCGCGATGGAACAAAATTGCTATAGAGGCATCGCGGCAGTCACAGCGGGTGACGGTTCCGGTTATAAAAGCGCCGGTAAGTTTTTCCGATTTACTGTCAATGATAAAAAATCAGACTGACAGCCGCTCTTATATTTTTTATGAAAAGGGCGGGACAAGTTTGAAATCTCAAGTATTGCCTGATGATATAAAAACCATATATACGATTGTAGGCTCAGAGGGTGGTTTCAGCCCTCAAGAGATAAGCGAGGCGGAAGCCACAGGCGTAACAGCACTGTATTTAGGCAGCCGAGTGCTCCGCTCCGAAACAGCCTCTTTGGCCTCAGTCCTGCTCCTTCAATTTATGTTTGGCGATATGGTTTATTCATAAATAATGTAGCTGCCGTGTCTCCCCGTTTTTTTGAATTTGTAAACACATTATAAATTGATTTATTATTTTAATTCAATATATACTATTTTCACCTTATTTAGTGGTAGCTTATGTAGTAGTAAAAAGAATTCCAGAGACGCAAAAGGGGAGGATATAAAAAGGATGAAAGCACAAGCTGTCAATCTAATGAACTATCTCAAGGGACCGAAGCAATTCATTATTCCCATTTATCAACGAACTTACAGTTGGACACGAAAGGAGTGTGCTCAACTTTGGGATGATATTATCAAAGCAGGCAGTGATGATAAAATCTCAGGTCATTTTATCGGCTCTGTGGTCTATATTGAGCGAGGCATTTATCAGGTTTCTTCAATACCACAGCTTCTTGTCATTGATGGGCAGCAACGGTTGACTACATTATTTCTCTTGCTTGCAGCATTTGGACGAGCACTTCAATCATCATCTGAATCTCTCGACGTCACAAAGAAAAAAATTGACAATTATTTTCTCCTCAATATCGAAGAAGATGGAGAACTTCATTACAAGCTCATCCTGACACAAACTGACACTGACACACTGAAGTGCCTTATTGACGACAAAGAGCTGCCAGAACAAAAATCTGTGCGTATCTCCGAGAACAATGATTTTTTTGTAGAGCGTATAAAATCATCAGGTATAACTCTTGAAACTATATACAAAGGCATATCCAAGCTCATCATTGTTGATATTGCACTTGACAGGAGCCATGATAACCCACAGCTAATCTTTGAAAGCCTGAATTCCACAGGGTTAGAGTTAAGCCAGGCTGATCTAATCCGAAACTATATCCTCATGAGACTTGAACCAGGGGAGCAGTCCGAAATTTATAACAAATACTGGTACGCTATGGAAAAGCGCTTTGGGCAAACAGCATACATCACCCAGTTTGACCGCTTTATGCGTGACTATCTTACTCTGAACTTAGGACGCATTCCAATAATAGGCGAGGTTTACCATGATTTTAAAATTCATGCCCAAACACGTCATAACGAAAGTATCAAGTACATAGTTGCAGATATTAACCATTTCTCTAAATGCTTTGTTGCGATGGCACTTGAGCAAGAACAGGACAAGCAACTTCTTGAGGCGTTTCAGAATCTTAATAACCTTAAGGTAGATGTGGCATACCCATTTTTACTTGAGCTTTATGATGACTATTCTAAAAACATCTTGAACAAGGACGAATTTATTGAAATAGTCCAACTT
Coding sequences:
- the dnaJ gene encoding molecular chaperone DnaJ; the encoded protein is MTKDYYETLGVSRSATPDELKKAYRQLALKFHPDRNAGDKESEERFKEINEAYSCLSDPAKRSSYDRFGTADGFSGGGPGFGSFSGGFSDIFGDIFEDILGGFGVGGGTQRSNRPRRGSDLRYDIELNLMEAAFGVEKDITVPRHEPCDKCSGTGSAGGKAPERCSACKGSGQTMFQQGFFSVSKTCSRCGGAGAVITDPCKECSGAGRVRKTRSLNVKIPPGVDSGMKLKLSGEGEAGTKGAPHGDLYVYLSVHEHPFFKRHERDLYCEVPIAFYVAVFGGEIEVPKLKGSGKIKIPSGTQSGEVFRLRGEGIQRVNGGHKGDLIVKVYIDVPKKVTPKQRELLEEYAKESGDEVQRSFAEKVKGFFTN
- the hrcA gene encoding heat-inducible transcription repressor HrcA, encoding MDERLKKILFAVIESYVDSASPVGSRYISKRFGLGISSATIRNAMYDLEEMGYLSQPHTSAGRMPTGKGYRLLVEELMGFGVSANAELLKLLCDEVIGVRRHLTDFLGAASKILSSYSHYMVVAMETTMENSILGRIELLSYRNDMVAVVLMTEEGTIKHKVSELDVPLSRRDLKSIADFLNSEFRGRTLGEIKVILEKEVRNIKVQRNTLISKVFGFFDRYLSSFDRDVFISGLGELINLPDFDDIGKIKELSNTISDKERIIEILDKITENGGVQVFVGSEPFLDTKELSLVASSVCDRGRPLGVLGLIGPQRMDYASAISIIETSARFLSSRLEGRQEVDFGGKDY
- the grpE gene encoding nucleotide exchange factor GrpE; its protein translation is MEEKTIDITVGDDGVKSANTEQASDAEFMPDAKSQLDELEKLRVDNAELKDKYIRLHAEFDNYRKRVQKEKDEIYKYGAEPMVSDLLNVIDNLEAALSHVTDMTNPLAQGIDLTLKELKKILSKYGLLEIDAAGKAFDPAYHHAMTEVQRDDLYDKTVVDVFRKGYTYKERVLRASMVSVSKSAGVQDDIEDTSESKEEKTEFNDIKEGNNG
- the groL gene encoding chaperonin GroEL (60 kDa chaperone family; promotes refolding of misfolded polypeptides especially under stressful conditions; forms two stacked rings of heptamers to form a barrel-shaped 14mer; ends can be capped by GroES; misfolded proteins enter the barrel where they are refolded when GroES binds), with translation MGAKQLAFDETARREILEGITILTNAVKATLGPKGRNVILDKKFGSPLITKDGVTVAKEIELKEPYQNMGAQLLKEVASKTSDTAGDGTTTATVLAHAIYKEGMKNVVAGANSMDLKRGIEKAVEAVVGNLKSISKTVSDKKEIAQVGTISANNDSTIGDLIASAMDKVGKDGVITVEEAKSMTTSLDFVEGMQFDRGYISPYFITDAERMECILEDCFILLHDKKISSMKDLIPLLEQIAKMGKPLLILAEDVEGEALATLVVNKLRGTLHVSGVKAPGFGERRKAMLEDIAILTGGTVISEDLGMKLENVKLTDLGKARKITIDKDNTTIVEGSGDAKAIQGRVKQIKAQIEDTTSDYDREKLQERLAKLVGGVAVINVGAATETEMKEKKARVEDALHATRAAVEEGIVPGGGVALIRCIKSVETLKVTGDEKIGANIIKKCLEEPLRQIIFNTGLESATIIEKVKENADVNYGFDAQAEKYCDMIKEGIIDPTKVTRCALQNAASVASLMLTTAVMITDLPDKDDKMPMGGGGHPGMGGMGDMY
- a CDS encoding 16S rRNA (uracil(1498)-N(3))-methyltransferase; translated protein: MHRLYVEEITETDGLIRLSGQNAHYLTNVLRQREGDNVLLFDSSGQVFDATITDAGAKEVVLKLTLQYRPKEEQSVAIVLCQGLIKGTKMDYVVEKATECGVSEIIPFYSTRCQFTETRKLARWNKIAIEASRQSQRVTVPVIKAPVSFSDLLSMIKNQTDSRSYIFYEKGGTSLKSQVLPDDIKTIYTIVGSEGGFSPQEISEAEATGVTALYLGSRVLRSETASLASVLLLQFMFGDMVYS
- a CDS encoding DUF262 domain-containing protein translates to MKAQAVNLMNYLKGPKQFIIPIYQRTYSWTRKECAQLWDDIIKAGSDDKISGHFIGSVVYIERGIYQVSSIPQLLVIDGQQRLTTLFLLLAAFGRALQSSSESLDVTKKKIDNYFLLNIEEDGELHYKLILTQTDTDTLKCLIDDKELPEQKSVRISENNDFFVERIKSSGITLETIYKGISKLIIVDIALDRSHDNPQLIFESLNSTGLELSQADLIRNYILMRLEPGEQSEIYNKYWYAMEKRFGQTAYITQFDRFMRDYLTLNLGRIPIIGEVYHDFKIHAQTRHNESIKYIVADINHFSKCFVAMALEQEQDKQLLEAFQNLNNLKVDVAYPFLLELYDDYSKNILNKDEFIEIVQLIESYVFRRAICGIPTNSLNKTFATLCKESNKSDYLMSFKAVMALKDSYRRFPIDDEFMRELKTKDLYNFRSRNYWLRKLENHNHKENINTEELTIEHIMPQNKNLPIEWQNELGVNWKQIQEQYIHTLGNLTLTGYNSELSDRPFLEKRDMQGGFADSHLRLNKTLATLEHWNEDEIKNRAESLARLAVQVWTYPAVPDDVLIIYKEKEQPKEHVYTLADHSYLTGEILELFNNLRRRILNLDASVKEEILKLYIAYKTETNFVDVVPQKNRLRLSLNMSFNEIDDPKGLCRDITGIGRWGNGDIQVGISSSEQLDDVMYLIKQSFQISMDSN